The sequence below is a genomic window from Streptomyces sp. NBC_00582.
TTCTCCCAGATCGGCAGAGGTCGGGCCCTGCAGGGCGCGGCGGCCGGGGTCGTGGTGCTCGGGCTGCTGCTGTGGTGGCTGCTGCCGCTGGGCGAGGATCCGCCGAGCGGGACGATCACGTTCAGCACGGGCACCCCCCGTGGCGTCTACCAGGAGTACGGCACCTGGCTGCGCGACGAGCTCGCCAAGGACATGCCCGGTCTCCACGTGATCCTGGAGTCCAGCAACGGCTCTCAGGACAACGTCGAGCGCGTGGCGAAGGGCGAAGCGGACTTCACCATCGCGGCGGCGGACGCGGTGCAGTCCTACGAGTCGCGGAACCCCTCCGCTGCGGCCCGGCTGCGCGGGGTGGCCCGGCTCTACGACGACTACGTCCAGCTCCTGGTGCCCCGCGACTCGGACGTCCGCTCCGTCGCCGACCTGAAGGGGAAGACGGTGGCGACCGGCCTGCCCGGCTCGGGGGTGCGACTGATAGCCAACCGGGTGCTCGAGGCCGCGGGACTGGACCCGCAGAAGGACGTCACGGCGGTGGACAAGGGCATCAACAACGGCCCCCAGGCGCTGCGGCAGGGAAC
It includes:
- a CDS encoding TAXI family TRAP transporter solute-binding subunit — its product is MSKVFSQIGRGRALQGAAAGVVVLGLLLWWLLPLGEDPPSGTITFSTGTPRGVYQEYGTWLRDELAKDMPGLHVILESSNGSQDNVERVAKGEADFTIAAADAVQSYESRNPSAAARLRGVARLYDDYVQLLVPRDSDVRSVADLKGKTVATGLPGSGVRLIANRVLEAAGLDPQKDVTAVDKGINNGPQALRQGTIDAFFWSGGIPTGGLTDLAKTFAFRFVPIDATLVAKMHSQDSSTSYYRTTNMSESVYRSVQNGETVPTIAVSNVMITRTDMDPRLTEWMTRVVIKSRDEIGARVHSAQLVDLRTAIDTNPLPLHEGARRYYRSVKP